In a single window of the Planctomycetota bacterium genome:
- a CDS encoding Ig-like domain-containing protein translates to YAALLGASNASDPDGDPLSFRIEGVTSGTLLKGGAPVTPGVTLLAAGESLLWLPAADANGTFAAFTARAWDGQAASATPVQVSIEVAPVNDAPTANAQSASTAEDTALAITLTGSDGDPEVSQTLTFAIVTGPSHGSLSGFNPATGAVTYTPAPDYHGPDSFTFTVTDDGLAGSPASLVSAPATVTITVTPVNDAPAFGPSVPAGITVLLVGQAFSFTFSASDSDLDSLSYTLVSGPSWLSMDAATGVLSGTPNRRAHLATDTVIVRVDDGLGGKDEHAFQLTVQGQVIVLGSALPVPVTKATFTDASGDLVSVGAKGLGTFYLVRGVAPDAGGAYSNGTPGDLVTIEAEGTNSKSAVTFKVSSPVKAPLPVTSVGDIVVAGSLGTFGGAQVSLLGGLSATGSVAKLTLGDVTASRGLTMGTDPLIASASVAFGRVQDTRFTSGTPLKSLALSEWLDTDATPDALIAPWVSSLATKRSKIAGGPMGDFQASVTLSGAGATKGTLGKVSIAGSMRGGTWDIAGAAGSLAVGGSFTNCTFRATALKSLTVAGTIREDASDGDTDVIHVLTGVFSAGDLTWRGSIPPEHWFGGLRAFVG, encoded by the coding sequence TATGCCGCGCTCCTGGGCGCCTCGAACGCCAGCGACCCCGACGGCGACCCGCTGAGCTTCCGCATCGAGGGGGTGACGAGCGGCACGCTGCTCAAAGGCGGGGCGCCGGTCACCCCGGGCGTCACGCTGCTGGCGGCCGGCGAGAGCCTGCTCTGGCTCCCCGCCGCGGACGCCAACGGCACGTTCGCCGCCTTCACCGCCCGGGCGTGGGACGGCCAGGCCGCCTCGGCCACGCCCGTCCAGGTGAGCATCGAAGTGGCCCCCGTCAACGACGCTCCGACCGCGAACGCCCAGAGCGCAAGCACAGCGGAGGACACGGCGCTGGCCATCACACTGACGGGCAGCGATGGCGACCCCGAGGTGAGCCAGACTCTCACCTTCGCCATCGTGACCGGCCCGAGCCACGGGAGCCTGAGCGGCTTCAACCCCGCCACGGGCGCGGTCACGTACACCCCGGCCCCCGACTACCACGGCCCCGACAGCTTCACGTTCACGGTGACCGACGACGGCCTGGCCGGCAGCCCAGCGTCGCTCGTCAGTGCGCCGGCGACCGTGACGATCACCGTCACGCCCGTCAACGACGCTCCGGCCTTCGGGCCGTCCGTGCCTGCCGGCATCACAGTGCTGCTTGTCGGCCAGGCGTTCAGCTTCACCTTCAGTGCGTCCGACAGCGACCTGGATTCACTGAGCTACACGCTCGTCTCCGGCCCCTCGTGGCTAAGCATGGATGCCGCGACAGGCGTGCTTTCGGGCACGCCCAACCGCCGCGCTCACCTGGCCACCGACACAGTGATCGTGCGGGTGGACGACGGGCTCGGCGGGAAGGATGAGCACGCCTTCCAGCTCACCGTGCAGGGCCAGGTGATTGTGCTCGGCTCCGCCCTTCCCGTGCCGGTCACGAAGGCCACGTTCACCGACGCATCGGGCGATCTCGTGAGCGTGGGTGCAAAGGGCCTCGGCACATTCTACCTCGTGCGCGGCGTGGCGCCGGACGCGGGCGGCGCTTACAGCAACGGCACGCCCGGCGACCTGGTGACCATCGAGGCGGAGGGCACCAACTCCAAGTCGGCCGTCACCTTCAAAGTGTCCTCGCCCGTGAAGGCGCCGCTGCCGGTCACCTCGGTCGGCGACATTGTGGTGGCCGGCTCGCTGGGCACCTTCGGCGGCGCGCAGGTGAGCCTGTTGGGCGGCCTCTCGGCCACGGGCAGCGTGGCCAAGCTCACGCTCGGCGACGTGACGGCGTCGCGCGGCCTCACGATGGGGACCGACCCGCTGATCGCATCGGCCAGCGTCGCGTTCGGCCGTGTGCAGGACACCCGCTTCACGTCGGGTACCCCCCTCAAGTCGCTCGCGCTGAGCGAGTGGCTGGACACGGACGCAACGCCAGACGCCCTGATCGCCCCGTGGGTTTCCAGCCTCGCCACGAAGCGCAGCAAGATCGCAGGCGGCCCCATGGGGGACTTCCAGGCGAGTGTGACCCTCAGCGGCGCAGGCGCGACAAAAGGCACCCTGGGCAAAGTATCTATCGCCGGTTCCATGCGCGGCGGCACGTGGGACATCGCGGGTGCCGCAGGCTCCCTGGCCGTCGGCGGAAGCTTCACCAATTGCACGTTCCGGGCCACCGCCCTCAAGTCGCTCACCGTCGCCGGAACCATCCGCGAAGACGCCTCGGACGGCGATACGGACGTGATCCACGTGCTGACTGGCGTCTTCTCGGCAGGCGACCTCACCTGGCGAGGCTCCATCCCGCCTGAGCACTGGTTCGGCGGCCTGCGAGCGTTTGTCGGGTAG